From a region of the Fischerella sp. JS2 genome:
- a CDS encoding PAS domain-containing sensor histidine kinase, with amino-acid sequence MKPEFLVDNELHTQIQYRLIEQISESERRYRELVENLREIVFKCDKAGNITLLNKAWTLTLGYSASECLNRPIDDYLHAEDRKLWLNFLAQIDTKQDVACWELRFHHKNTEIIWLELAARSEDPGEICGSLTNITDRKRAQAALKEANEALQMRIEQLRVENRERRQTEATLLQSREQLKQQKQQLEATLKELKQTQTKLIHAEKMSGLGMLVTGIAHEINNPINFIYGNIIHANEYVKDLLDLICLYQQHYSTPVEEIQKKIKKIDLNFLLADLPQIMSSMQIGAERISEIVLSLRNFSRLDEAEIKPVDIHEGIDSTLMILQSRLNGINHNPIHVIKEYGELPQVECYAGQLNQVFMNLLSNAIDAVLFCCASQLSNGEIQHQVMYEGDQEQSSFTPTIKIHTEVIADEHVAVRIIDNGIGMTEEIRKQIFDPFFTTKPVGKGTGLGLSISYQIVVEKHGGILECSSELGKGTEFLIKLPVSLSH; translated from the coding sequence ATGAAGCCAGAGTTTTTAGTTGATAATGAACTGCACACACAGATTCAGTACCGTTTAATTGAGCAAATATCAGAATCAGAACGACGTTATCGGGAATTGGTCGAGAATCTGCGTGAAATTGTATTTAAGTGTGATAAAGCAGGGAATATTACACTTCTGAATAAAGCCTGGACACTTACCTTAGGTTATAGTGCATCAGAATGTTTGAATCGCCCAATTGATGATTATCTCCATGCTGAGGATCGAAAGCTTTGGCTGAATTTTTTGGCTCAAATAGATACTAAACAAGATGTTGCCTGTTGGGAATTACGTTTTCATCATAAGAATACAGAGATTATCTGGTTAGAATTAGCCGCTCGTTCCGAAGATCCAGGAGAAATATGTGGCTCTTTAACAAATATCACTGACCGAAAACGGGCACAGGCTGCTTTGAAAGAGGCAAATGAAGCGTTACAGATGCGAATTGAGCAACTTCGGGTTGAGAATCGTGAACGCAGGCAAACAGAAGCAACACTTCTCCAATCAAGAGAGCAATTGAAGCAGCAAAAACAGCAGCTAGAAGCAACTTTAAAAGAACTGAAACAAACTCAAACTAAACTGATTCATGCCGAAAAAATGTCAGGTTTAGGCATGTTAGTTACTGGAATTGCCCATGAAATTAATAACCCAATTAACTTTATTTATGGCAACATAATTCATGCAAATGAGTATGTCAAAGATTTATTGGATTTAATTTGTCTTTATCAGCAGCACTATTCTACTCCTGTAGAAGAAATACAGAAAAAGATCAAGAAGATAGATTTAAATTTTTTACTAGCTGATTTGCCTCAAATTATGTCTTCCATGCAAATAGGGGCGGAGCGTATAAGCGAAATTGTATTGTCACTTCGTAATTTCTCCCGTTTAGATGAGGCGGAGATTAAACCTGTTGATATCCATGAAGGAATTGACAGTACTTTAATGATTTTACAAAGTCGTCTGAATGGAATAAATCATAACCCTATTCATGTGATTAAAGAATACGGTGAATTGCCGCAGGTAGAGTGCTATGCAGGACAACTGAATCAAGTATTTATGAACTTGCTCAGCAATGCCATTGATGCCGTTTTGTTTTGTTGTGCAAGCCAACTAAGTAATGGGGAAATTCAGCATCAGGTAATGTACGAAGGAGATCAGGAACAATCTTCCTTTACACCTACTATTAAAATTCACACAGAAGTCATTGCAGATGAGCATGTTGCAGTTCGGATTATTGATAATGGTATCGGCATGACAGAAGAAATTAGAAAGCAAATATTTGATCCATTTTTCACAACAAAACCTGTGGGTAAAGGGACAGGGTTAGGTCTTTCTATTAGCTATCAAATAGTTGTAGAGAAGCATGGTGGGATATTGGAGTGTTCCTCGGAGTTAGGCAAGGGAACGGAGTTTTTGATTAAGCTGCCAGTCTCGCTTTCACACTAA
- the apcA gene encoding allophycocyanin subunit alpha — MSIVTKAIVNADAEARYLSPGELDRIKSFVTSGERRLRIAQVLTDNRERIVKQAGDQLFQKRPDVVSPGGNAYGQEMTATCLRDLDYYLRLITYGVVSGDVTPIEEIGVVGVREMYKSLGTPIDAVAGGVSAMKNVAASLLSGEDAAEAGAYFDYLVGAMS; from the coding sequence ATGAGTATCGTCACGAAAGCGATCGTGAATGCAGATGCAGAAGCCCGCTACCTCAGCCCCGGCGAACTGGATCGGATCAAGAGCTTTGTTACCAGCGGTGAGCGCCGTCTGCGTATTGCTCAAGTTTTGACCGACAACCGCGAGCGGATTGTTAAGCAAGCTGGTGATCAGCTGTTCCAAAAACGCCCTGACGTTGTATCTCCTGGTGGCAATGCTTACGGTCAAGAAATGACCGCTACCTGCTTGCGTGACCTGGATTACTACCTCCGCCTCATCACCTACGGTGTAGTTTCTGGTGATGTGACCCCCATCGAAGAAATTGGCGTTGTAGGCGTTCGTGAAATGTACAAATCTCTCGGCACTCCTATCGATGCTGTTGCAGGCGGTGTAAGCGCAATGAAGAACGTTGCTGCTTCTTTGTTGTCTGGTGAAGACGCTGCTGAAGCTGGCGCTTACTTTGATTACCTCGTTGGTGCTATGTCGTAG
- a CDS encoding phycobilisome linker polypeptide: MRMFKITACVPSQTRIRTQRELQNTFFTKLVPYDNWFREQQRIQKMGGKIVKVELATGKQGTNTGLA; the protein is encoded by the coding sequence ATGAGGATGTTTAAAATTACTGCTTGTGTTCCTAGCCAAACTAGAATTCGTACTCAGCGGGAATTGCAAAATACTTTCTTCACTAAATTAGTTCCCTATGACAACTGGTTCCGTGAACAGCAACGTATTCAAAAAATGGGTGGTAAAATCGTTAAAGTAGAATTAGCTACTGGCAAGCAAGGAACAAATACTGGTTTAGCTTAA
- a CDS encoding carbamoyltransferase C-terminal domain-containing protein, translating to MTQYHMGINLGHERSVAIAKDGEIVVAIEQERLDRHKYSPGYMLHSPGVAAQMQIPAEAVRYCLDACNITLSDLATITANMPGHDCAPDILRRVLPAEIVDKVIRIPSHHLAHAYSAYWPSGFDQALILVVDASGSTTPAHYTESYTLYEGRGQTITTLHNETVAAHLAQLSTLGFVYEYITRKAGFVTQVGDQIQHAEAGKLMGLAPFGGEQPNWHRWIQTTEESFSLKISAYDIFLEVAALEKRYDTGEGKPYLRPYLVDLAYKVQKELEQALLHIVSLAIKRTGLQKLCIAGGVGLNSVANYELLRQLQLDDIFIFPAAGDSGIAAGCALWAYNTISAGQKRVPLTRATLGRLYDFDQVRQAIRHFQDSIEVEELTPNEMITRSAQVLAQGSMVARFEGGAEYGPRALGHRSIIADPTFKRMKDILNMRVKFREAFRPFAPVIPLEAVSQVFEQNVAAPFMLLVSPIKPEFHEQIPAVTHVDGTGRVQTVTEQDNPYFYRLCYKLVEERQGIPVLLNTSFNVAGQPIVETPLEAIATFLGTDIDYLALENFWICKRRVPIHSYEDHLAKVGDVVLPYGLPPGVPDVTDLMAKLDQALFFGQTDGCPWSLEELQVLSAKGAQYKETSLLFPKTPFYGFFQTKLSSDVILLLNPLSKSTFVDLKQQVPPSTYTFEEVKLLLAVLNAPESWLEQMRIDLRLTHFEFTQRIEWAKQQLGIYRLEPAYSCVKPLPQDSPLPSASDQTFAPFENENFSAQRILRKLYECLHQAGYNEANICNLLGVSSQQQIEPTYLHYYDRYRLPQSILGDLIRLFLLRCALTKSRLQEIFGDEVFSTLCSLGMLIQREQDWASRVDLFAVAGLYVATDHRYMILAEDHFDEDIVMYVGMDSMGLVYTAPQYPVNRVLDLCCGSGIQSLVASRYAQEVIGVDINPRAIRFARFNTQLNGICNINFYLGNLYEPAGGYFDTILANPPFVPSPSQECCFRDGGTGGEEILARIIIESANKLAPQGKLFIVTDLVNLQEYESKLGQWWQGGSAHTLILNTADRNDILFSAPHCHTPFNQTLEQYNIKLDQWLENFHTTGLKAVNFGYILIYQVDATHQGSYYSRTIHNPNQPIHQQVQEYFHQRQLLEEQQIDDYFLALSPDLRFRLETNPRTGERQIELFSPNNPYFTTYPISEQMYRLLQDINKCQPKWAAYATAINKDWLYQLIYKGILYLTSETPNVNMNRRLNDPPSTEGLKIEELQTKTTPTCISSYLR from the coding sequence ATGACACAATATCATATGGGAATTAATTTAGGACATGAGCGATCAGTTGCGATCGCAAAAGATGGTGAAATTGTAGTCGCAATTGAACAAGAAAGGCTTGATCGCCACAAATATAGTCCTGGATACATGCTCCATTCTCCTGGTGTGGCTGCCCAAATGCAAATTCCGGCGGAAGCCGTGCGTTACTGCTTGGATGCCTGCAACATTACCCTGAGTGATCTGGCAACAATTACTGCAAATATGCCTGGTCACGATTGCGCGCCTGATATTCTCCGCCGAGTACTGCCTGCTGAGATCGTGGATAAAGTGATACGAATTCCCAGTCATCACTTGGCTCATGCTTACTCAGCCTACTGGCCTTCTGGATTTGATCAAGCTCTAATCTTGGTCGTCGATGCTTCAGGTAGTACTACCCCTGCTCATTACACTGAATCTTATACTCTATACGAGGGACGAGGACAGACAATTACAACGCTGCATAATGAGACAGTAGCAGCTCACTTGGCTCAACTTTCAACCCTCGGTTTTGTTTATGAGTACATCACACGTAAAGCTGGGTTTGTCACCCAAGTTGGTGATCAGATTCAGCACGCGGAAGCAGGAAAACTCATGGGTTTGGCTCCTTTTGGAGGAGAACAACCCAACTGGCATCGCTGGATTCAGACAACTGAAGAATCTTTTAGCCTGAAAATTTCTGCCTACGATATCTTTTTGGAAGTCGCTGCACTGGAAAAACGCTATGACACAGGAGAAGGCAAACCTTATCTCCGCCCTTATCTGGTTGACCTAGCATATAAGGTGCAGAAAGAACTAGAACAAGCATTGTTGCATATTGTCAGTCTGGCAATTAAACGCACAGGACTGCAAAAACTTTGTATTGCTGGTGGTGTAGGCTTGAACTCTGTTGCTAACTACGAATTATTACGGCAACTCCAACTAGATGATATCTTTATCTTTCCAGCAGCAGGTGATAGTGGGATTGCTGCTGGTTGCGCCTTATGGGCATACAACACGATCAGCGCTGGACAGAAGCGAGTACCCTTGACTCGGGCAACCCTTGGTCGCCTTTATGACTTTGATCAAGTGCGTCAAGCTATTCGACACTTCCAAGACTCCATTGAAGTTGAGGAGTTAACCCCAAATGAGATGATTACTCGTAGCGCTCAAGTGCTGGCACAAGGCAGTATGGTGGCTCGCTTTGAAGGAGGTGCAGAGTATGGGCCCCGAGCGTTGGGACATCGGTCGATTATCGCTGACCCCACTTTCAAACGCATGAAAGATATTTTGAATATGAGGGTAAAATTCCGTGAGGCATTTCGTCCCTTTGCACCAGTCATTCCTTTAGAAGCCGTTTCCCAGGTATTTGAACAAAATGTGGCTGCACCTTTTATGCTGCTCGTATCGCCGATAAAGCCGGAGTTTCACGAGCAGATCCCAGCCGTGACTCATGTGGATGGGACGGGACGAGTGCAAACAGTAACAGAGCAGGACAATCCATACTTTTATCGACTATGCTACAAATTAGTGGAAGAACGACAGGGAATACCTGTATTACTTAATACAAGCTTTAATGTTGCAGGACAACCGATTGTGGAAACGCCCTTGGAGGCGATCGCTACATTCTTAGGAACGGATATTGATTATTTAGCGCTGGAGAACTTCTGGATCTGCAAACGCCGTGTTCCCATTCATAGTTACGAGGATCACTTGGCAAAAGTTGGTGATGTTGTGCTTCCTTATGGACTTCCTCCAGGTGTTCCCGATGTCACTGATTTAATGGCAAAGCTTGATCAGGCATTATTCTTTGGCCAAACCGATGGCTGTCCTTGGTCTCTAGAAGAATTACAAGTACTCTCTGCTAAGGGCGCTCAATATAAAGAAACAAGTTTGCTCTTTCCTAAGACACCTTTTTACGGTTTCTTCCAAACCAAGCTTTCCAGCGATGTAATTTTATTACTAAACCCTCTAAGTAAATCTACTTTTGTCGATCTCAAGCAGCAAGTACCGCCCTCAACCTATACCTTTGAGGAAGTCAAGCTATTGCTAGCTGTTCTGAATGCGCCTGAGAGTTGGCTAGAACAAATGCGAATTGATTTGCGTTTGACTCACTTTGAATTCACCCAAAGGATTGAATGGGCGAAGCAACAACTCGGTATTTACAGATTAGAACCTGCATACTCCTGCGTTAAACCATTACCTCAAGATTCCCCATTACCCTCAGCGTCAGACCAAACCTTTGCACCTTTTGAGAATGAAAACTTCTCTGCCCAACGGATTCTACGCAAATTGTATGAATGTTTACACCAAGCGGGCTACAACGAAGCTAATATTTGCAATTTGTTGGGTGTTTCTTCCCAGCAACAAATTGAGCCGACATACCTACACTACTATGATCGCTACCGTCTACCTCAATCCATACTAGGAGACTTGATTCGTCTGTTCTTACTGCGGTGTGCATTGACAAAATCCAGACTACAAGAAATTTTTGGGGATGAGGTATTCTCAACTCTATGTAGCTTGGGCATGTTAATTCAGCGTGAGCAAGATTGGGCTTCACGAGTCGATTTATTTGCCGTCGCGGGACTGTATGTGGCTACAGATCATCGCTACATGATATTGGCAGAAGATCATTTTGATGAAGATATTGTCATGTACGTAGGTATGGATAGTATGGGATTGGTTTACACAGCTCCCCAATATCCAGTCAATCGAGTTTTGGATCTCTGTTGTGGTAGTGGAATTCAAAGCTTAGTGGCAAGTCGTTATGCCCAAGAAGTTATCGGAGTTGATATTAATCCACGGGCAATTCGCTTTGCCCGATTTAACACTCAACTGAATGGGATATGTAATATTAACTTTTATCTCGGAAATCTTTACGAACCAGCCGGAGGTTATTTCGATACAATTTTGGCAAATCCCCCCTTTGTTCCTAGCCCTAGTCAGGAATGTTGCTTTCGTGATGGGGGTACAGGTGGTGAAGAAATTTTGGCTCGAATTATTATTGAAAGTGCAAACAAACTTGCACCTCAAGGTAAGCTGTTTATTGTTACAGATTTAGTGAATCTCCAAGAATATGAATCTAAACTAGGGCAGTGGTGGCAAGGAGGATCAGCCCACACATTGATACTGAATACTGCTGATCGCAATGATATTTTGTTTTCAGCTCCCCACTGCCACACACCTTTTAATCAGACGTTAGAGCAATACAACATTAAGTTAGACCAGTGGCTGGAGAATTTTCATACTACAGGTTTAAAGGCTGTTAACTTTGGTTATATTCTCATCTATCAGGTCGATGCAACTCATCAAGGTTCCTATTACAGTCGCACAATCCACAATCCCAATCAGCCAATTCACCAGCAAGTACAGGAATATTTCCACCAACGGCAGTTATTAGAAGAACAACAGATCGACGATTACTTTCTAGCGCTGTCTCCTGATTTACGATTCAGACTGGAGACTAACCCCAGAACAGGAGAGCGTCAAATCGAGTTATTCTCTCCGAATAATCCCTATTTCACTACTTACCCCATCAGTGAACAAATGTACCGTCTGTTGCAAGATATCAATAAATGCCAGCCTAAATGGGCAGCCTATGCAACGGCAATTAATAAAGATTGGCTTTATCAATTGATTTATAAGGGCATCCTTTATTTAACTTCTGAAACTCCAAATGTAAACATGAATCGGCGATTGAACGATCCGCCTTCCACAGAAGGATTGAAAATAGAAGAATTGCAAACTAAAACAACCCCAACCTGTATTTCGTCTTATTTACGCTAG
- the galE gene encoding UDP-glucose 4-epimerase GalE: MSPGKPTILVTGGAGYIGSHAVLALLQAGYEVLILDNLVYGHRDLVEKVLQVELVVGDTSDRVLLDQLFQSHDIAAVMHFSAYAYVGESVTNPAKYYRNNVVGTLTLLEAMLAASVNKFVFSSTCATYGVPQTIPIPENHPQNPINPYGATKLMVEKILSDFDTAYGFKSVIFRYFNAAGADPNGKLGEDHIPETHLIPLVLQTALGKRESISVFGTDYPTDDGTCIRDYIHVTDLADAHVLGLEYLLRGGDSEVFNLGNGNGFSVKEVIETAKSITGRNIKVVECDRRPGDPPALIGSSDKARTILNWQPRYSSLKEIITHAWQWHQQRHK, encoded by the coding sequence ATGTCGCCTGGAAAGCCCACCATTTTGGTAACGGGAGGGGCTGGATATATCGGCTCCCATGCCGTACTAGCTCTATTGCAGGCTGGTTATGAAGTGTTAATTCTGGATAATCTGGTGTATGGACATCGGGATTTGGTAGAAAAAGTTTTACAAGTAGAACTTGTAGTCGGTGATACAAGCGATCGCGTTTTGTTGGATCAATTATTTCAAAGTCATGATATTGCGGCAGTGATGCATTTTTCTGCTTATGCCTATGTGGGCGAATCGGTTACTAACCCTGCCAAATACTACCGCAATAACGTTGTCGGAACCCTCACCTTGCTAGAAGCGATGCTGGCAGCTTCTGTAAATAAATTTGTATTTTCTTCTACTTGTGCAACTTATGGAGTTCCCCAGACCATACCCATTCCCGAAAATCATCCCCAAAATCCCATCAATCCTTATGGTGCTACTAAGTTGATGGTGGAGAAGATTCTGTCTGATTTTGATACTGCCTATGGTTTCAAATCAGTCATTTTTCGCTATTTCAATGCTGCTGGCGCTGATCCTAATGGGAAGTTGGGAGAAGACCATATTCCAGAAACCCATTTAATTCCCTTGGTACTACAAACAGCTTTAGGTAAGCGCGAATCAATTTCTGTTTTTGGTACGGATTACCCCACAGACGACGGTACTTGTATTAGAGACTACATTCATGTAACTGATTTAGCTGATGCTCATGTTTTAGGCTTGGAATATTTGTTAAGAGGTGGTGACAGCGAAGTTTTTAATTTAGGAAATGGCAATGGTTTCTCAGTCAAAGAAGTGATTGAGACTGCTAAGTCCATAACAGGTCGTAATATTAAAGTTGTAGAATGCGATCGCCGTCCTGGTGATCCACCTGCTTTGATTGGCAGTAGCGACAAAGCTCGAACAATCTTAAACTGGCAACCACGGTATTCATCCCTCAAAGAAATTATTACTCACGCCTGGCAGTGGCATCAACAGCGACATAAGTAA
- a CDS encoding FtsW/RodA/SpoVE family cell cycle protein gives MNLRRFIPLFDESVSEWALEARLLRWLTLVWLFVGLVMLFSASYAVADVRHDDGLYYFKRQLLWVLVALILFNIVVNLPLRKFLGISHWFIFLLLGLIFVTMIPGVGKNELGAARRLVGPVPIQPSELIKPFLVLQSARVFGQWEQLSWRVRLTWLGIFCLVILGILAQPNLSTASLCGMTIWLIALAAGLPYKYLGGTAIGGVLLAVLSVSFREYQRKRVMSFLNPWADATGDGYQLVQSLLAVGSGNTWGAGFGLSQQKLFYLPIQDTDFIFSVFAEEFGFVGSVVLLVMLGLFATLGLIVALKTTHPTYRLIAIGVTILMVGQSLLHIGVTTGALPTTGLPLPMFSYGGNSMIASLVAAGLLIRVARESSEAEVIPLRGGRRNRSERLTQRKKF, from the coding sequence GTGAACCTACGCCGTTTTATTCCGTTATTTGATGAGTCTGTGTCTGAGTGGGCACTAGAGGCACGCCTGTTACGCTGGTTGACGTTGGTTTGGCTATTCGTAGGCTTAGTCATGCTGTTTTCTGCGTCTTATGCCGTTGCTGACGTTCGTCATGATGATGGGCTGTACTACTTTAAACGTCAACTTCTTTGGGTATTAGTTGCTTTAATACTCTTCAACATTGTTGTGAACTTACCCTTACGTAAGTTTCTGGGGATATCCCATTGGTTTATATTTCTGCTACTGGGGTTAATTTTCGTCACTATGATTCCAGGAGTGGGAAAGAATGAGCTTGGTGCAGCTCGTAGGTTAGTAGGGCCAGTTCCGATTCAGCCTTCAGAGTTAATTAAACCCTTTTTGGTGCTGCAAAGTGCTAGAGTTTTTGGGCAATGGGAACAACTGAGTTGGCGTGTGCGTTTGACTTGGTTGGGTATTTTTTGTCTTGTGATTTTAGGGATTTTGGCACAGCCAAATTTAAGTACCGCCTCACTCTGCGGTATGACTATTTGGCTAATTGCCTTAGCAGCTGGATTACCTTACAAGTATCTGGGAGGAACAGCTATTGGTGGAGTCCTGTTGGCTGTACTCAGTGTTAGCTTCCGAGAGTATCAACGTAAACGGGTGATGTCTTTCCTCAATCCTTGGGCTGATGCAACTGGGGATGGCTATCAGTTGGTGCAAAGTTTGCTAGCGGTGGGTTCCGGTAATACTTGGGGTGCTGGCTTTGGACTTTCTCAACAAAAACTATTTTATTTACCAATTCAGGATACAGATTTTATTTTTTCTGTATTTGCGGAAGAATTTGGTTTTGTCGGTAGTGTTGTGTTGCTGGTAATGTTAGGTTTATTCGCAACTTTAGGGTTAATAGTTGCCCTTAAGACAACTCATCCTACATATAGATTAATAGCGATCGGTGTAACAATTTTGATGGTAGGACAATCATTACTCCACATTGGTGTTACCACAGGTGCTTTACCAACTACTGGTTTACCGTTACCGATGTTTAGTTATGGTGGTAATTCCATGATTGCCAGTTTAGTAGCAGCTGGATTATTGATTAGGGTAGCAAGAGAAAGCAGTGAAGCTGAGGTGATACCTTTACGAGGAGGACGGAGAAATAGGTCAGAAAGATTGACACAAAGAAAAAAGTTTTAA
- the apcB gene encoding allophycocyanin subunit beta, producing MQDAITAVINSSDVQGKYLDTGALEKLKSYFSTGELRVRAATTIAANAAAIVKEAVAKSLLYSDITRPGGNMYTTRRYAACIRDLDYYLRYATYAMLAGDPSILDERVLNGLKETYNSLGVPVGATVQAIQAVKEVTASLVGPDAGKEMGVYLDYICSGLS from the coding sequence ATGCAAGACGCAATTACCGCTGTAATTAACTCTTCGGACGTTCAAGGTAAGTACCTCGATACCGGAGCTCTCGAGAAGCTTAAGAGCTACTTCTCAACTGGCGAACTGCGCGTACGTGCTGCTACCACCATCGCTGCTAACGCTGCTGCGATTGTGAAAGAAGCTGTAGCGAAGTCCTTGTTGTACTCTGACATTACCCGTCCTGGCGGTAACATGTACACTACCCGCCGTTATGCAGCTTGTATCCGTGACTTGGATTACTACCTGCGTTACGCTACCTACGCTATGTTGGCTGGCGATCCCTCCATCCTCGACGAGCGTGTATTGAACGGTTTGAAAGAAACCTATAACTCCTTGGGTGTACCCGTTGGTGCAACCGTACAAGCTATCCAAGCAGTTAAAGAAGTAACCGCTAGCTTGGTTGGTCCAGACGCTGGCAAAGAAATGGGTGTTTACCTAGACTATATCTGCTCTGGCTTGAGCTAG
- a CDS encoding cysteine hydrolase encodes MEAQNTALILIGYQNDYFSPNGILYGVIEESSKVTNVIANTVHLLQYLTSTPALIITTPIFFTRNYEELIEPIGILKTIKEVNAFQMGTPGSETIEVLQPFQDRILEVPGKRGFNAFINTNLDEILKQRGITNIVLAGAVTSICIDSTGRSAHEKGYHVTILSDCTSARTVFEQNFYCTSIFPLYADVMTHIELLSRLETRVLQKN; translated from the coding sequence ATGGAAGCTCAAAATACAGCACTTATCTTAATTGGATATCAAAATGATTATTTTTCACCCAATGGAATTTTATATGGAGTAATTGAGGAATCATCGAAGGTGACAAACGTGATAGCGAATACTGTTCATCTTCTTCAGTATCTTACTTCTACGCCTGCACTGATTATAACGACTCCTATCTTCTTTACGCGTAACTATGAAGAATTAATCGAGCCGATTGGTATTCTAAAAACGATTAAAGAAGTAAACGCTTTTCAGATGGGAACTCCAGGTTCAGAAACGATTGAAGTTTTACAACCTTTTCAAGACAGAATTCTAGAAGTACCTGGTAAACGAGGATTTAATGCCTTCATCAATACCAACCTTGATGAAATTCTCAAACAGCGAGGAATCACAAATATTGTTCTAGCTGGTGCAGTAACATCCATATGTATTGATTCCACTGGAAGATCTGCTCACGAAAAAGGCTATCACGTGACAATTTTATCTGACTGCACTTCAGCCCGTACTGTATTTGAGCAAAACTTTTACTGTACCAGTATTTTTCCGCTTTATGCAGATGTCATGACTCACATAGAATTACTGAGTCGTCTAGAAACAAGAGTTTTACAGAAAAACTAA